AGTCGATCAGGATCACGTCGGGCTTAGCCTTGGCGGCTTTGACTTCGCGCAGGGCCGTCGCGGCATTCGGGGCCTTGATCACATGGCAGCCCCAGCCGGTCAGCAGCGTCTCCATGCCGTCGAGGATCGCCGCCTCATTGTCGATGGCCAGGATGACGAGGCCTTGCAGGGGCGTGGTTGCCCCTGCCGGCCGTGCCGGCTCCGCCTTCACCTCGGGCAGAGGCGCGGTGACCGGCAGTTCCACCGTGAAGCTCGATCCCTTGCCGGCGGCGGAGCGCACCGTGACCGGGTGCTCCAGCACCCGGCCGATGCGCTCGACGATGGACAGGCCGAGCCCGAGCCCGCGCGCCTCCCGGGCCCCCTGGTCGAGGCGCTGGAATTCCTGGAACACCAGCTTGTGCTTGGAGCGTGGAATGCCCATGCCGGTGTCGATCACTTCCACCCGCACCTTGCCGCGCCGCCGGCGGCAGCCCACGAGCACCCGGCCCTTGGGGGTGTATTTGATGGCGTTGGAGATGAGATTCTGAAGCAGCCGGCGCAGCAGCCGACGGTCGGAGCGCACGGTGAGCGAACAGGGGACGACGGTGAGGTCCAGCTTCTTTTCCGCCGCCAGGGGAGCGAATTCCAGTTCCAGCTGCTTGAGCACCTCGCCCAGGCGGAAGGGGGTGATTTCCGGCCTCATGGCGCCGCTGTCGAGGCGGGAAATGTCGAGCAGCGCGCCGAGGATCTCCTCCACCGCCTCCAAGGACGAATCGATATTGACCGCGAGCCGCGCCTCGTCCCTGCCCTCCGCCCGCTCGACGAGGCTCGTCACATAGAGCCGCGCCGCGTTCAGCGGTTGCAGAATGTCGTGGCTGGCGGCGGCCAGGAAGCGCGTCTTGGAGACATTGGCTTCATCCGCCACGGCGCGGGCTTTCTCCAGCGCCTGGTTGAGCTGCTCCAATTGCTCGGTGCGCTCGCGCACGCGCCGTTCCAGCGTCTCGTTCGCCCGCTCCAGCGCCTCTTCCGCCTGCACGGAAGCGGTGATGTCGGTGAAGGTCACGACGATGCCGCCGTCCGGCATGGGATCGGAGCGGGCCTCGATGGTGGCGGCCTCGCGCTGCAGGCGTTCATGGGAGGTGCCGCAGGGCAGGGAATAGCGGGCGAGGCGGGCGTCCAGCGTATCGGTGCCGTCCTCGTCCTCCGCACGGGCGTGGCTGAGGATATCGCGCAGCGGCACGCCCACAGAATAGCATTCCGGCGGCAGGTCCAGCATGGCGCCAAACTGCCGGTTCCAGCACACAAGGCGCAGATCGCGGTCGAACACGGCAATGCCCTGGCCCACATGGTCGATGGCGTTCTGGAGCAGCTCGCGATTGTACTGGATGGCGGCGGAGGCATCGTCCAGCAGCTTCAGCGCCGCCTTGGTGGAGACCGCGCGCTTGCGCAGCAGCAACGACAAGACGAGGCGCGAGGAGGCTGCCCCGATGGCGGAGGCCAGCAGGCGCTCCGCATAGCGCACCAATTGCGCATCCGCCTCGTGCCGGAGGTCGAGCCGCAGGCCGTTGGACTGGGCGAAGCTCTCAAAGGCGGAGCGGGCCCGGTCGGCGCCAAGATAGCGGGCGACGGTGGCCATCAATTCCTCAACCGTCACCGCCGAGCGCCAGCGCCGGAACGAGGGGCGCACCGCCACTTCGGAGTTCAGGAACAGGCTGGCCTGCACCTGCTCGATGGCGGATGGCCGAGTGACGAGCGAAATCACCACCAGCAGCAGCGTGTTGAGGCCGAGGCTCCACACCACCCCATGGGCGAGCGGCGTGGCGGTGAGGCCGAACAGGCTGGTGGGCCGCAGGAAGGAGAGGCCGAACGGCCCGTTCTCCACGAAGGCGCGGCTGACGAGACCCGCTTCCGCAAGGCTCGGCAGGAGAAGCGTGTAGCCCCACACCGAAATCCCGGCCAGGATCGCCCAGATGGCGCCCTTGGCGGTGGCACGGCGCCAGGTGAGGCCGGCGGCGAAGGCTGGACCCACTTGCGCGATGGCGGCGAAGGAGAGAAGGCCGATCTGGGCGAGCTGCACCTCGCCGGTGGTGCGGTAATAAAGATAGACCAGCAGCAGGATGACGAAGATCGCTGCCCGCCGCACCAGCAGCAGGGTCGCCACCATGTCGTGCCGGGTCTGCCCGCTTTCCCCCCGGCTCGCCCGGCGCCGAAGCATGAGGGGCATGACCAGGTCGTTGGAGACCATGATGGCCAGCGCCACCGATTCCACGATCACCATGGCGGTGGCCGCGGACAATCCGCCCACGAAGGCGAGCAGCGCCAGGAACTCGGACCCGGCGGCCAAGGGCACGGCCAGCACGAACACGTCCGGGTCCACCGTCTGGAGCGGGAACAGCACCATGCCCGCCACCGCCAGGGGCACCACGAACAGGTTGATGAGGATGAGATAGAGCGGGAACAGCCAGCGCGCCCGCTTGATCTCGGAGATGCCCTTATTCTCCACCACTGCAACGTGGAACTGGCGCGGCAGCAGGATGAAGGCCCCCGCCGAGAGCACGGTCATGGTCAGCCAGCTTTCCAGCGACGAGCCATGCTCGAAGGGCGCGAGCATGCTCATCTCGCGGGCGGCATAGAAGAGGGTGGAGGGGCCGTCGAACAGGAAGAAGGTGACGAACACGCCCACCGCCAGGAACGCCACCAGCTTGACGATGGATTCGGTGGCCACCGCCAGCATCAGGCCTTCCTGGTGCTCGGTGGCATCGGTGTGGCGGGTGCCGAACAGCACGGCAAAGGCGGCCATGGCCAGCGCCACGAACAAAGCGAGGTCGCCGCCGATGGAGCCGTTATGGGCGGGGCCGCCCACATTGCCCATCACCGCCGCCAGCGAGGAGGACACCGCCTTCAATTGCAGTGAGATGTAGGGAATGGAGCCGACGATGGCCACCACTGTCACCAGCGCGGCGATGCCCTGGTGCTTGCCGTAGCGGGCGGCCAGGAAGTCGGCGATGGAGGTGATGCTCTGGGACTTGGCGAGCGTCACGATGCGCATCAGCACCGGGCTTGCCGCCGCGATCACCAGGATCGGTCCCACATAGATGGTCAGGAAGTCGAAGCCCTGGGTGGTGGCAAGGCCCACCGAGCCGAAGAAGGTCCAGGAGGTGCAATAGACCGCCAGCGACAGGGAGTAGATGAGCGGCCGGGGGGCAGTCTTGACCTCGCCAGCGCGCCGCCGGTCGCCGAAGCTCGCCACGGCGAAGAGCAGGCCGATATAGGCCAGCGCAGCGAAGACCACGACCCAGGCTTGAAGCATATCCCCCATCCGCGCCCCGATCCTTCCCTGCGGCGGGGCTTTCCTTCACCTCACACCCGCGCGCGCCTCGTGTCCAGCGCCAGAGGGGGCGGCATGTTGGCGAGCCTTCAGGCGGGGCTGCGCTGCGCCTGCTTTTCCCGCCGCCGCTGGACCGAGGAGGCGATGTTCATGCTCTCGCGATATTTCGCCACCGTCCGGCGGGCGATGTCGATGCCGTCGTCCTTCAGCTTCTGCACCAGCGTGTCGTCGGAGAGGATGTCGTCGGGGCTCTCCTGGTCGATCAGGCTCTTGATGCGATGGCGCACCGCCTCCGCCGAATGGGCCTCGCCCCCGCCGGAGGCGGCGATGGCGGAGGAGAAGAAGAATTTCAGCTCCATCACGCCGCGGGGGGTGGAGATGTATTTGTTGGAGGTGACCCGCGAGACGGTGGATTCGTGCATGCCGATGGCATCGGCCACGGTGCGCAGGTTCAAGGGGCGCAGGTGCCGCACGCCATGATCGAGGAAGGCCTCCTGCTGACGCACGATCTCGCTCGAGACTTTCAGGATGGTGCGGGCGCGCTGGTCGAGCGAGCGTGTCAGCCAGCTGGCGCTCTGGAGGCAGTCGGCCAGGAAGCTCTTTTCCTTGGGCGAGCGGGCCGCCCGCGCCACATTGGCGTGATAGGTCTGGTTCACCAGAACGCGGGGCAAGGTCTCCGAATTCAGCTCCACCAGCCAGGACCCGTCGGAAGCGGGCCGCACGAAAACATCCGGCACCAAGGGGTGCACCACCCCGCCGCCAAAGACGAGGCCGGGCTTTGGATCGAGGCGCCGGATCTCGGCGATCATGTCGGCGAGGTCCTCATTGTCCACGCCGCAGAGGCGCTTCAGCGCATTGCGGTCATGGCGGGCGAGGAGGTCGAGATGGTCCAGCAGCGCCTGCATGGCCGGATCGCAGCGGTCCTTCTCGCGCAGCTGG
This genomic interval from Aquabacter sp. L1I39 contains the following:
- a CDS encoding hybrid sensor histidine kinase/response regulator yields the protein MLQAWVVVFAALAYIGLLFAVASFGDRRRAGEVKTAPRPLIYSLSLAVYCTSWTFFGSVGLATTQGFDFLTIYVGPILVIAAASPVLMRIVTLAKSQSITSIADFLAARYGKHQGIAALVTVVAIVGSIPYISLQLKAVSSSLAAVMGNVGGPAHNGSIGGDLALFVALAMAAFAVLFGTRHTDATEHQEGLMLAVATESIVKLVAFLAVGVFVTFFLFDGPSTLFYAAREMSMLAPFEHGSSLESWLTMTVLSAGAFILLPRQFHVAVVENKGISEIKRARWLFPLYLILINLFVVPLAVAGMVLFPLQTVDPDVFVLAVPLAAGSEFLALLAFVGGLSAATAMVIVESVALAIMVSNDLVMPLMLRRRASRGESGQTRHDMVATLLLVRRAAIFVILLLVYLYYRTTGEVQLAQIGLLSFAAIAQVGPAFAAGLTWRRATAKGAIWAILAGISVWGYTLLLPSLAEAGLVSRAFVENGPFGLSFLRPTSLFGLTATPLAHGVVWSLGLNTLLLVVISLVTRPSAIEQVQASLFLNSEVAVRPSFRRWRSAVTVEELMATVARYLGADRARSAFESFAQSNGLRLDLRHEADAQLVRYAERLLASAIGAASSRLVLSLLLRKRAVSTKAALKLLDDASAAIQYNRELLQNAIDHVGQGIAVFDRDLRLVCWNRQFGAMLDLPPECYSVGVPLRDILSHARAEDEDGTDTLDARLARYSLPCGTSHERLQREAATIEARSDPMPDGGIVVTFTDITASVQAEEALERANETLERRVRERTEQLEQLNQALEKARAVADEANVSKTRFLAAASHDILQPLNAARLYVTSLVERAEGRDEARLAVNIDSSLEAVEEILGALLDISRLDSGAMRPEITPFRLGEVLKQLELEFAPLAAEKKLDLTVVPCSLTVRSDRRLLRRLLQNLISNAIKYTPKGRVLVGCRRRRGKVRVEVIDTGMGIPRSKHKLVFQEFQRLDQGAREARGLGLGLSIVERIGRVLEHPVTVRSAAGKGSSFTVELPVTAPLPEVKAEPARPAGATTPLQGLVILAIDNEAAILDGMETLLTGWGCHVIKAPNAATALREVKAAKAKPDVILIDYHLDGGHGIEAVTGLRWKLGKLPAVLITADRTRKVREAAEAADMTVLNKPLKPAALRALLAQWRLSRTAAE
- the rpoN gene encoding RNA polymerase factor sigma-54, with the translated sequence MALSPKMEFRQTQSLVMTPQLMQAIKLLQLSNMELVAYVEAELERNPLLERVPEGDGPDAAGEAAPAPATDEAPRTGDWMEAGEEPSRASMETRLDTDLGNLFPDDAPAERPGAGSAPSSSVDWGGGERGDDYNPEAFLASQTTLADHLEAQLAVAETDPARRLIGINLIGLIDETGYFTGDIEAVAAMLEASVSDVEDVLRLIQTFEPSGVGARTLSECLAIQLREKDRCDPAMQALLDHLDLLARHDRNALKRLCGVDNEDLADMIAEIRRLDPKPGLVFGGGVVHPLVPDVFVRPASDGSWLVELNSETLPRVLVNQTYHANVARAARSPKEKSFLADCLQSASWLTRSLDQRARTILKVSSEIVRQQEAFLDHGVRHLRPLNLRTVADAIGMHESTVSRVTSNKYISTPRGVMELKFFFSSAIAASGGGEAHSAEAVRHRIKSLIDQESPDDILSDDTLVQKLKDDGIDIARRTVAKYRESMNIASSVQRRREKQAQRSPA